The following are encoded together in the Syngnathus scovelli strain Florida chromosome 12, RoL_Ssco_1.2, whole genome shotgun sequence genome:
- the LOC137840783 gene encoding protocadherin-15-like, whose translation MLWPPNKSNLFLPPSLSENITVNCFQVFFFLLPLHRPVRTRAKKCVIEEADHQRILSAFARRALAAHSNGVPRVNLPKSESNVTFLSDRNPLTTHNPVYDNSHLDSPDIYTGRKHPTNNHFSFSAPYSEWSGCAWTMPARIHAEADEAPRRQLLMDASDWELQILRAAVRHGQRTDSCGGQSLRESFETKMSVREQARQFEQQAFLQNSQSSPSPIHIRDHDGTNELSSDDLLSILECPSTFGLDVPPNIIVTQGDESWSLSKPRSTPPVLKRFSSNISNYVTVEPCQIHVEIIPDPPEIPPPPIPVRPPSPPSPSTSSSPDPPSFTPSPPDVRKPNNTNRASPPPTPTNKELVPPPPPPPLPPPPSPSIDQISPVIQFVPTSLPAVSSLRPVSERKLRSPTVSSRAETGKRELKGILKNLQNLADIERSVANLYSQVDKNCKVPKFNKKVHVTSADKQDSDLSAEQSTPKPTSRRASLQSCSSVNYAESQPNVAAEIQGSDVAELSEPASSQTTVF comes from the exons ATGTTATGG CCACCCAACAAATCAAACCTTTTCCTTCCTCCTTCCCTCTCTGAAAACATCACTGTCAATTGTTTTCAAGtctttttcttccttcttcCTCTGCATCGCCCTGTCCGGACCAGGGCTAAAAAGTGTGTCATTGAGGAAGCCGACCATCAAAGGATTCTTAGCGCCTTTGCCCGCCGCGCCCTCGCAGCCCACAGCAACGGAGTTCCGCGGGTCAACCTGCCCAAGTCGGAAAGCAACGTGACCTTCCTCTCCGATCGCAACCCGCTCACCACCCACAACCCCGTCTACGATAATAGTCACCTCGACAGTCCGGATATCTACACCGGACGCAAACACCCTACCAACAACCATTTCTCCTTTTCTGCTCCTTATTCCGAATGGTCGGGGTGCGCCTGGACAATGCCGGCCCGCATCCACGCTGAGGCAGACGAGGCGCCTCGGAGGCAATTGCTCATGGACGCGTCTGACTGGGAACTGCAGATCCTCCGAGCCGCCGTGAGACACGGGCAACGTACGGACAGTTGCGGCGGCCAATCGCTGAGGGAAAGTTTCGAAACCAAAATGTCAGTCCGTGAGCAAGCCAGGCAGTTTGAGCAGCAGGCCTTCCTGCAGAACAGCCAAAGCTCACCCTCACCTATACACATCAGGGACCACGACGGCACCAATGAGCTGTCCTCGGATGACCTCCTGTCAATTCTGGAATGCCCCTCGACCTTCGGCCTGGATGTACCCCCGAATATTATCGTCACTCAGGGAGACGAGTCTTGGTCTCTGTCCAAACCGAGATCCACTCCGCCTGTCCTCAAGAGGTTCAGCTCCAACATCTCCAATTACGTGACAGTGGAGCCATGTCAGATCCATGTGGAGATCATACCCGACCCACCCGAGATCCCGCCGCCGCCTATTCCAGTCCGTCCGCCGTCCCCGCCCTCGCCCTCCACGTCCTCGAGCCCTGACCCACCTTCATTTACACCCTCACCCCCTGACGTTCGTAAACCGAACAATACCAATCGGGCCTCTCCTCCTCCTACTCCTACTAACAAAGAGCTCGTCCCCCCACCTCCACCGCCGCCTCTCCCACCCCCACCCTCACCTTCCATCGACCAGATCAGCCCGGTGATCCAGTTCGTCCCGACATCTCTGCCAGCCGTGTCCTCACTTCGACCCGTTTCGGAACGCAAACTCCGCTCGCCCACCGTCTCGTCACGGGCCGAGACGGGGAAGCGGGAGCTCAAAGGGATCCTTAAAAACCTCCAGAATCTCGCCGACATAGAGAGGTCTGTTGCCAACCTGTACAGCCAAGTGGACAAAAATTGCAAGGTGCCCAAGTTTAACAAGAAAGTACACGTGACGAGTGCTGACAAACAAGACTCTGATCTCAGCGCCGAGCAGAGCACGCCAAAGCCTACCTCTCGCAGAGCTTCACTCCAAAGCTGCTCAAGCGTGAACTACGCTGAAAGTCAACCAAACGTGGCGGCCGAGATTCAGGGCTCAGATGTTGCCGAGCTCAGCGAGCCCGCTTCTTCTCAAACCACAGTTTTCTGA